TCCAGAACCAGCGCCGCCAGCCGGGCCCGGCTGCGGCTCAGAACGGGAGGCAGTTCCGTCCACTGGTCCTGCCCGGATGATGAATCCCCGGTTTTAATGTCGATCGGGTCGGTCATAAGGTTTTTAAGAAAGCGAGTCCTTTCGGGTTCGACGTCGGTATCACGATACCGACCCCAACCCCGACATCGATATCGATATCGATCCGGACGATATCGAACCTGATTCATTTATTTATGGTTTTTGCATGAGCGGACTGTCAAAAAGATATTTCCGTTTGCCGACCCGGCAGATCGGTTACCTGCGTTTTATTCTGGAAAGTTACGACGGACTTGCCTATGTCACCACCCTCGATGCCGCCGGGGGGCTGGTCGAAATCGTCTATCCCTCATCCCGGGGGACCGATGCCGACGGGCTGATCGATGCCCTTGTCGCCGAGCTGGGCATGGTGGAGCGGGAAAATCCCTTCTGACCCTTTCAATTTAGCACTGATCCGCTGTCGAGGCCTAATTCTGCCCTTTCCGCAGGACTCATGGGACGAACCAGACCCACAGGCATGCATTCAATGCCGATTTCGGTTTTTCTGGTAGATTTTAACCTGTTAAGCCGAAGGACCTGCGAATCCGGGATCCCGCACCTCGGTGGCCGCCGTGAGCAGTTCCTGGGCCTCTTCGGGAGAGCGCAGATAGAGGCTGCGGCTGGGGAAGGCGATTTCCATGCCGTGGCCTTCGAGGATTTCCATGATTTTCAGGCAGACATCCTGGCGGGCCTCGAGATATTCCCCCCAAACCGTGGTTCTGGTGAAGCAGTAGACCAAGATGTCGAGGGAGGAGTTGTTGAAGTCGGTAAAATTGACCAGAAAGAATTCCTGGTCGATGGCCGGATGATCGCGCAGCATGGTGCGAATCGCATCAACGGCCCGCCGCATCTGCCCTGGAGTCGTCTCGTAGGTGACGCCCACCGTCAACTTGATACGTCTTTTGGGCATGCGGCTGATATTGTCTACCGACAGATTGGCGATGATGTTGTTCGGAACGGTGATCAGGGTTTTGGCAAAGGTGCGGATTTTGGTGGACCGGAAACCCACCTCCTCGACAATCCCTTCGAGCTCCCCGGCCTTGATCCAGTCGCCGACCTGAAAGGGGCGGTCGAGAATGATCATCATCGAGCCG
This portion of the Syntrophotaleaceae bacterium genome encodes:
- a CDS encoding DUF4911 domain-containing protein is translated as MSGLSKRYFRLPTRQIGYLRFILESYDGLAYVTTLDAAGGLVEIVYPSSRGTDADGLIDALVAELGMVERENPF